DNA sequence from the Ruminococcus albus 7 = DSM 20455 genome:
CGAAAACAAAGCTTTTATAGCGTTTACTGTAATCATATCCGATCTTTCTCATTTGATGGTATATAGGCAATTTTATTATTCTGTTGTATTCCATTCCCTCATACAGGTTTGATTTCATCAATATTTTCTCGATCTCGGAACTTTGATCGTATGTATCTTCTTCATCTTGCAGGCTCTCAGACCATTTCCCGGGCATAATTCCGCGAGTATCAAAGAAAGGAATCTTTCCGATACTATCAAAACATAGATCAGCAGATTTTGTATCGTCCCCTGGGAACAAGTAGCCTCCGCAGACCTCGCATTTAATAACAAGATGCTTGTCCGGGTCGATCCACAAATAAGAATCGGCATCATCATCAACCGTCGGTTTACCATATACATGAGCTTTCACCGGAGTGTTAATAGTGCGGAAAGATAATTCTCTGCCGCATGTTTTACAGTAAGACACCAGATCATACGAACCAGCTTCGCAACAGGTCGCTCTTTTTACATTTTCACATCTGATTTCAACAGTATGTTGGTGCTGTAATACAGTTGACATTTTAAGCATAACGATTTACCTCCTTTTCCACTTCGTTACGTCTATTATAGCACATCAGATGTTCAGTTTTTGCACAACTGGAGAGTTTTTTTAGCGAAGGGAAAGTGGAGATAGAAAATATCAAGGCTTCTGCATACAAACCAGCAGAAGCCTTTGCTATATGAGCGTATGCTCTATTCCGGGGAGGTCTCGGAGGGTACTCCCTCTGAGCAGGTAGTACCGCACAGCCTATGCAAAGCCCGCCATGAGTCGGGGTTTGTATAGCCAGCGGTGCTACCTGCCTATGCTGCCATTTACGCAGCATGAACTTTTTTCGCCGCGCTTTTTGCGCGGCTGAACGCACAAACGAATAATAAAGCACGACAGCGATACCGAAACGCACTTTGTTCGGTACCGCTGTTTTTTTATGCCTGTTTTTCATACCATTTTTGCTGCAAATTAGTATCAGGCGCGTATGCGCCGACGCGATTTTTGGTATCAGCGGAATTTTACATCGCAAAATTAATCCTTTTTCGCTCCTTTTTCACTCAATGACAAATCGGAGAATCTGTGGTATATTAAAGCACGACGGAAGGCATCAGAGAGGTGCTACAACCGTCTGAATATGAAATGGAGGGATTTCAATGAGAGAATTGAAGAACGGAACGAAGATCATAGGCGTGGATCACGGCTATGGCAACATCAAGACTGCCAACACGATCATGCCCACGGGTATCACGGCGTATCAGACTGCGCCGACCTTTGACGGGAACATTCTGATCTATGACGGAGTGTACTACCGCATAGGTGAGGGACACAAAGCATTTATTGCTGACAAGTCGATGGACGAGGATTTCTATCTGCTGACACTCGCGGCTGCCGCACAGGAGCTTCGCTGTTTGTACTGCACCGAAGCCGATGTGCATATCGCGGGGGGGCTGCCTCTGACGTGGGTCAAGACCCAGCGTGAGGATTTCCGCAGGTACATTATGAAGAACAAGAATGTGAAGTTCACGTTTAATGACGTGGCGTACAAGCTTCACCTTGTCGGGTGCTCGATCTATCCGCAAGGGTATCCCGCTGTGGTTGACAGGCTTCCGCAGCTGACGGGCGTGAACCTGCTGGCGGACATCGGTAACGGCACCATGAACATCATGTTCATCAACAACAAGCGTCCGATAGAAAGCAAGTGCTATACGGAGAAGCTCGGCGTGAATCAGTGTGTGATAGCGGCGAAAAATGCAGTCATGGATAAGTTCTGCACGAAAATCGACGAGAGCATTATCGAGCAGGTCATTCGCACCGGCAAGGCGGATATTTCGGAAAAGTATCTGAACTGCATAACCGTTACTATTAAATCGTACTGCGGCGAATTGTTCCAGACGCTTGACAAATATGAGTACGACCCCGAGCTGATGAGGCTCTATATTGCGGGCGGCGGGGGCTGCATCATCCAGAATTTTGGAGAGTATGACATAAGCAGGGTGACGATAATTGATGACATTTGCGCGGCGGCAAAGGGGTATGAAACGATCGCATATGAACAGCTGAAAAAGGAGGGTTAACATGAGCAATATCAAATGTACCACGTTGCGATTCAATCTCGACAAGCCTCTTGACAGACAGGCGTGGGATTATCTGCAAGGCATGGATAAGGACGAGTTCAAGTCATACAGTCAGGCTGTCGCAGTTGCTGTGACGGATTATTTCAAGAATTATTATCGCAAGAAAGATGACCCGTATTTTGAGACCCGCGAGCGCGAGGATAAGTTCGTTGAGCAAATCGTTTCTGCGGTTGAGACTGCTGTCGAGAAATCTCTGCCTACATTCCTTGCGGCTTGCTTCACGAAAATGGTCATGCCGTATAACACGGCTGCACCGACCATAAATATCACGAACACAAACGAGAATAATGTGTCTGCCGACGATATTGATTTCGATTTCGTCGGCGGGTAAGGAGGTCTAATGAATAGAAACAGGGACAAGCAGTTTAATATAAGGCTGACCGAAAAGGAGTTGGAGGCTTTTGAAAAAAAGCGTAAGGCAAGCGGTATGAGCAAAACGGATTTTTTCATGAAGCTGGTGCGCGGCTCTAATATAAAGGTATACAGATTCGATGATGAGGTAAAATCTATCGTCCATGAGCTGAGAAAGATCGGCGTGAATCTGAATCAGGTGGCGTATTTTGCAAATACTTTTCAGAGCGATAAGGCGCAGGTCGCGCTGAGGTATTATCAGAAAAGCTTTTGTGAGGCGATGGACAGGCTGTCGGCATTCCTTGACAAGCCACTTGTGGAGGACTAATGCCGTTCGGGAACGTCAATGTTGATTACGCGCCCTGCAAGTCGGTCGGGGCGCTGAAAGCCGCGGCGGACTATATGCTCGGACAGAAAAAGGAGCAGATCGAAAGCGGTGTGAAAAAGACTTCCGAGGGGCTTTATACTGCCCTGGGCTGCAACCGCGAGAACTTCGCAAACGGCATACTGGTCACGCGCAAACTGAACGGTAAAAGCTACTCTAAGCACAAGGCGAATACTATTCTTGCGCATAAAATGTCGATCTCGTTTCACCCGCTGGATAATGTGGATAACAAAACAGCCTTTGAGATAGCGCAGGATTTTGCGGAGCATTTTATTCACAGCAAAGGCTACGAGGTGCTGTTCGCGGTGCATACCGATACCGATCACATTCACGCGCATTTTCTGATCAGTAACTGTAACATGGAAAACGGCAAGTCATATCGCAGAAGCCAGCATGATCTTTATGAGATGTCGAAGTATTTCGGGCAGAAATGTCTGGAGCATGGTTTCACTCATTCGGTAAGGGATAGTTTCTATAATCACGATATGTCACGTCAAAAAGACAAGCTGACATTCGGTGAAGCACAAATGAAAAAGCGAGGCGCGGAGAGCTTTAAGGACGAATTGCGTGAGGTAATAAGAATAGAACTTGCAGACCCGAACAACCGCACTTTCGATGATGTTATTCGTAGTTTGAAAGAGCATTACAATGTCGAGTGCAGGGTCGTGGGGAATACGGTGTCTTATAAGCACCCGCAGTATTTGGACAAGAACGGTAAGTCGGTCTCTGTCCGCGGAAGCAGGTTAGGAGATCTATACACGAGAAAGGGGATAGAATATGAGCTTACAAAGAAATGCCGAGAATACTCCACAGCAGGAGCTTTCCGGGCTGTGGGAGAACGTTATGAAACTGAAAGCAGAGGAACGTCAGACGGCAGAGGACAAGTACCAGACCGCACTGCTGCTCGCAACAGTAGACAAGATGTGCACGGTCTTGACGGATTTTATGAAAGATACACAGACAGAGCTGCGGAAGATGAACGAGAATCAGCTGCGGCTGTTGGACATTCAGGAGCAGTATCGCCAAAGCGTAAGAAAAGACGCCGCTAAGGTGCTGAATGATAATCTTAACAATATCATCGGTCAGCAGAACAAGATGTTTGATAAACTATTGGCGAACAGCAAAAACGCAGTTTCGGAGATGGAAACTGCGTTGGAAAAGAGTGCTGAAAAGTTGAACAAAGCAAGTCATGCGGCGGGACTTATTGGTTTGTGGTACAGTCTTGCGCCCGTCGCGGTCATCGTGCAGACGGTCATTCTGCTGTGGCAGCATTTTCACTGAGCGCAAGGTATGATGGTAGGTTTGTTATTCCCGCACGATTGAAATACTTGACCGCAAGTGCAGCTTTTTCGCGGAGGTCGTTATCAGGAAGAACATCGCGGTAAATCCTGAACGCACGAATAAAATACTGCTCGGCGGTTTGAATACCGCTTAACTGAGACGTAATGCCGGCTATGTCGAAAAGGAGGTCGGCGTAGTCGGAGGTCGTCTCGGAGTTGGTCGCTTTTACGAAATCGGCGCACTTTTGGAGCGCGGTTATCGCTCGGCGGGCTTCTCCTGTTTCCGCGAGAAGTCGGGCATAATTGCGCGACATGATTATCACATCGTGGGTCGGAGCGTTCACCTCCGCGATTATCTGCATAGCATTCTCCATACTCGGCTTCGCGAGGTCGATCTTGCCGTCCGCCTGGTAGAGATAGCCGAGGTTCATGTGGAGATTGGCGGCGAGCAAGGGATTTTCCGTCGGGTCGCACATATTAATAGCGCGCTTTTCAAGGTCGATGGCTTTCTTGTAATTGCCGTTCAGCAGACCTTCGCAGGAGGCTTGGTTATTGAGAAGTAATGCGCGGTCATTTTGTGTAGCAAATGTATCATCTGAAAGCAGATCGGTCATATTGGAAAGGAGCTTGTTCATGCCGCTTGCATAACGGTACTTTTCCATGTAGGAAAAGCAATCCTCGATGAACAGCAGATAATCTGATGTGTTACATATTTTGATTTTATCCGAGATATTCTCCACAGTACCGAACAGCGCAGGATAATATGAAATATCCATTCCATGCTGCAAGCAGATTCGGTGTATGCTGTCAAGCAGAGCGCGGCAATTATCGGTGTCGGGATTTAGGTCGGAAATGACTATCTCCTGCACAAGCGGGTGCAGAGTGATCTTGTCCGTTTCAAGGTTCTGTATGAAGCCTATCTCGATGAGATCATTTATGGTATCCATAGTATCCAGCCCGAACAGTTTTGCGAAAAGACGGGCTCTTATTCCGGCGGTAGGGATAAATGCGGCGGAGCGCATGACAGCCTGCATTTCTTCGTTCAAGGCAAACAGCGAGAAAAGCGTCTGAATGTGGGCGTGGTAGGTCGCTTTCTTGGTACGACCGTCTTTGTTGATAGTTATCTTGTCGTTGGCTTCGGGCGCGGCGGAGCTTTCGGAGAGTTTTACAAGTATCTCGTCAGGTTCAAGGATACCTGTCTGCAAGAGTCTTGCGGCGAGCTCTACTGAAAGCGTGTGACGGTGTACGGTCTCGATTATGTTTTCGACAGTAGAACGATTATTGTTGACTTCGGTATAATAATGTCCTGCGAGTGATACCAAACTTTCGAGGTCGGATATTTCGGAAAGTTCATAAGTATATCCTACCTCAAAATGACTGCGCGTGGTGAAAATGACTTTACAGCCGTA
Encoded proteins:
- a CDS encoding ParM/StbA family protein — translated: MRELKNGTKIIGVDHGYGNIKTANTIMPTGITAYQTAPTFDGNILIYDGVYYRIGEGHKAFIADKSMDEDFYLLTLAAAAQELRCLYCTEADVHIAGGLPLTWVKTQREDFRRYIMKNKNVKFTFNDVAYKLHLVGCSIYPQGYPAVVDRLPQLTGVNLLADIGNGTMNIMFINNKRPIESKCYTEKLGVNQCVIAAKNAVMDKFCTKIDESIIEQVIRTGKADISEKYLNCITVTIKSYCGELFQTLDKYEYDPELMRLYIAGGGGCIIQNFGEYDISRVTIIDDICAAAKGYETIAYEQLKKEG
- a CDS encoding plasmid mobilization protein, which encodes MNRNRDKQFNIRLTEKELEAFEKKRKASGMSKTDFFMKLVRGSNIKVYRFDDEVKSIVHELRKIGVNLNQVAYFANTFQSDKAQVALRYYQKSFCEAMDRLSAFLDKPLVED
- a CDS encoding relaxase/mobilization nuclease domain-containing protein, producing MPFGNVNVDYAPCKSVGALKAAADYMLGQKKEQIESGVKKTSEGLYTALGCNRENFANGILVTRKLNGKSYSKHKANTILAHKMSISFHPLDNVDNKTAFEIAQDFAEHFIHSKGYEVLFAVHTDTDHIHAHFLISNCNMENGKSYRRSQHDLYEMSKYFGQKCLEHGFTHSVRDSFYNHDMSRQKDKLTFGEAQMKKRGAESFKDELREVIRIELADPNNRTFDDVIRSLKEHYNVECRVVGNTVSYKHPQYLDKNGKSVSVRGSRLGDLYTRKGIEYELTKKCREYSTAGAFRAVGERYETESRGTSDGRGQVPDRTAARNSRQDVHGLDGFYERYTDRAAEDERESAAAVGHSGAVSPKRKKRRR
- a CDS encoding tetratricopeptide repeat protein, whose product is MTRCDFCSIINIITDYISEAKALSQTELVFQLFNEFANENDDFDFDQGRVNRWFKGKDPISPTITRFYLQDGYAEYLASDLEEKIFPLMTDLDKAAQEIYDLLMNDISVSDQKKTDLTELYPPRNSTDAADFISAVMLFGMERKFQKRDPKLITSGTLSPAAADLIMSGSVPNPCKHFCGRDNEISELHTLFEKHSKIFVTGLAGIGKSEFAKAYAKTHKKYYTNILYFTYPGSLQTLIEDMDFADDLPTDDNTTRFKKHNRFLRSLKPDTLLIIDNFNTTAANEPQLDVLMKYGCKVIFTTRSHFEVGYTYELSEISDLESLVSLAGHYYTEVNNNRSTVENIIETVHRHTLSVELAARLLQTGILEPDEILVKLSESSAAPEANDKITINKDGRTKKATYHAHIQTLFSLFALNEEMQAVMRSAAFIPTAGIRARLFAKLFGLDTMDTINDLIEIGFIQNLETDKITLHPLVQEIVISDLNPDTDNCRALLDSIHRICLQHGMDISYYPALFGTVENISDKIKICNTSDYLLFIEDCFSYMEKYRYASGMNKLLSNMTDLLSDDTFATQNDRALLLNNQASCEGLLNGNYKKAIDLEKRAINMCDPTENPLLAANLHMNLGYLYQADGKIDLAKPSMENAMQIIAEVNAPTHDVIIMSRNYARLLAETGEARRAITALQKCADFVKATNSETTSDYADLLFDIAGITSQLSGIQTAEQYFIRAFRIYRDVLPDNDLREKAALAVKYFNRAGITNLPSYLALSENAATAE